The following is a genomic window from Oncorhynchus masou masou isolate Uvic2021 chromosome 6, UVic_Omas_1.1, whole genome shotgun sequence.
CCTTTTTTCTGtttctaccctatcccaaaccttaaatcAGTCCTTTATTCTGtttctaccctatcccaaaccttaaatcAGTCCTTTATTCTGtttctaccctatcccaaaccttaaatcAGTCCTTTTTTCTGtttctaccctatcccaaaccttaaatcAGTCCTTTATTCTGtttctaccctatcccaaaccttaaatcAGTCCTTTATTCTGtttctaccctatcccaaaccttaaatcAGTCCTTTATTCTGtttctaccctatcccaaaccttaaatcAGTCCTTTTTTCTGTTTctaccctaacccaaaccttaaatcAGTCCTTTATTCTGTTTctaccctaacccaaaccttaaatcAGTCCTTTATTCTGtttctaccctatcccaaaccttaaatcAGTCCTTTTTTCTGtttctaccctatcccaaaccttaaatcAGTCCTTTATTCTGtttctaccctatcccaaaccttaaatcAGTCCTTTATTCTGtttctaccctatcccaaaccttaaatcAGTCCTTTATTCTGtttctaccctatcccaaaccttaaatcAGTCCTTTATTCTGTTTctaccctaacccaaaccttaaatcAGTCCTTTATTCTGTTTctaccctaacccaaaccttaaatcAGTCCTTTATTCTGtttctaccctatcccaaaccttaaatcAGTCCTTTATTCTGtttctaccctatcccaaaccttaaatcAGTCCTTTTTTCTGtttctaccctatcccaaaccttaaatcAGTCCTTTATTCTGTTTctaccctaacccaaaccttaaatcAGTCCTTTATTCTGTTTctaccctaacccaaaccttaaatcAGTCCTTTATTCTGtttctaccctatcccaaaccttaaatcAGTCCTTTTTTCTGtttctaccctatcccaaaccttaaatcAGTCCTTTATTCTGtttctaccctatcccaaaccttaaatcAGTCCTTTATTCTGTTTctaccctaacccaaaccttaaatcAGTCCTTTTTTCTGtttctaccctatcccaaaccttaaatcAGTCGGAATTCATGTCTAAACTTAACCCCCAGACAAACAATCAATACTGAAGTGAGAGCTTATTGGTAATTTACCTTTCACTCGACCGAGACCTTCATGTGATATAAATTCAAATGGAAAATGGCACTTGCTGATTTATTGAGAATACAAAGTGTGTTTGACTGATTGGGTTTAAACCTTGTTCCGTTTGATGGCACGATTTCATTGAATCTAAATTGATAATTGAAAAGTTGGACTGTAAGAAGCAAACAAAATGTAACCGTATTGGATCCTGCTTATCTGCCTCAATTGTTCAATACAGACCATGAACTCTGAATCAGAATCTAGCATTGGAGTGTTTTAGTCAGAGTAATGGCATTGTGGTCCCAGGGGGGGAAATCTGGGTTGATGCATGAACTAATTACATGCTTATCACACTATTTTACAAGGGAAATATTTTACAGCACCTGATTGCAAAGCGAATaactaaaacatttttttcaaaACAGTCCAAAAATCTGTAAAAAGGCTTTAACATGCAAGTGTTGATTTCTAGATCATTCAGCACAAATCTTTCTAAGGAGCGTTGTCACTCAgctcgagtgtgtgtgtgtgtgtgtgtgtgtgtgtgagagagagagaaggggactgCTGCCCGTACTGTTTTGTTCAATGGGCCACTCTCCTGGAGAGAGGCAAAGTGAGGACACACTCGCCAAAAGCATTGTCCCCAGTCAGCCATGAAAACAGCATCAGTGTTCCTGCTGCTAAGCTGCCAGTGCGGAAATGAGACTGTCTAATGACACAATGCCCTAGGAAGGCTCAGGTCAGCAGCCCTGCCTAGGCCCTCACAAAGGGCAGCCTGCCGTGTCACTTCAGCTGGCCGGCCCACCCTCCACACAGGGACAAATGTGAAAGGACTATGTCCCCATAATAATCTCCACCTCTCAGAGTGGGTGTTATTACTCAACAGGGACCCGTTTCTGTTTCTGAAAAGAACTGCATGGGCAGGTAATGATCGAATGTCTTAACTTTTTAATGAAAATAACTTGTTTTTTTACCCACATAAGACAACGTAACAAAATATCACAAAGGTAATGGTCTGAGCTCTAAACCCAACGGTCAAGCTCCAAAACATTCCAAAATAGTTCTGATGTTTAACATGCAGTCTAATTCTGTTTGCTCCCCAGGTCAAATAAGCCAGGTGCTCATGAATATAAGGAATTAAAGATGcgagaagttattaattacaagTTGGAGATTTTTAACAAGGTTATTCTTTCGTCTTGCTTTCCAGTCAGAAACACGGCtgtcctgttgtctctccccAGGTGGCCCTGAGGGCTGGATACTCAGACAGCAACAACAGCCCTCACAATTCATCCAAATGCAACAGTCAGCCATGGTTCTCAAATACGGGACTGTACATGGTTCATAAACACAGGTCAATGTTGAATGTGAAAAGGGCAGAACGATAATGAATACCGAAATAAAAActgcactttaaaaaaaatctactcATTTGTTCCATTTTACTTTACTGACAGCAGTAAACAAATTCAGCAATATTACATTTTCCAGTAGATGGCCAGTTAGAATCAAACTTCCAGACAGGAAATGTACATTTTTCTGTATCACCAGTATGCATTAAAGagcactctctctatccccccatcCCAGCTCCATACAACCAGCGCATGGCTAATTGGGAACACCAATTAGTTAAACTGAaatgttctgttaggagggtatTGTGATCAAGTCTGCTAACAATGGATAAATATCCATCTCCACATGAATGcctgtcaaactgatttaaggaATCCGTAAAGAAAATCCCCCTATGCTCATCCCGATGTCATTATTTACTTCTTAAAACCTGAATtcaggctttaaaaaaaaaatatacttATTTCTTGGTTAAAAAAAAATGCTCCTCTAGACTTTACCACAGAGATATGCTATGAGATGGTTGTAATGGAATTAAATTGTGAAGGAATACATAGAAGTGAAATAGCAGTAATGCTGCAGAGTACTTGGGTTGTCAGAAAACACAAGCCATCAAATCCTTGCTTCCCCCGTCCTTACCTCAATATACTTCTCAAAGCAAATGAGGCGGCACTCCTGCTCCTCCCCAGAGCTTGGAGGAAACAAGGATTTAGGACAGCTAGGAACATTCAGACACTATTATGGACGCTGAGGAAACGAGAGCGTTCTGATAATTAAGCAGTTGCCAAGGACACTGATAACACACTGCAGAGATGGCAACACCCTCCTGTGTCCTGCGAGGTACACTAATCACAGTGTTTGAGAGTGTGAACACAAGGCTTCATCTGCTGCGGGATTGAGTCATCTTCCTTCAGATTGCGCTTCCAAAAAGCAACGAATGTTACTGCTAGAACTGGATGTACTGCCACATCTGGTGATGAAGCTTTTCATGTAAGAGAGTAAACGAATTAGCAGGCAAGGCTAGATTTCATTCTCCTCATTCGTTCAGCATTAACCATTGGGTATTTCTGAATGCCAGTGTACTGTGCTGGGTTTAAACAGAGGTTGGTGCTCAGGATAAATCATGTAACATGGGCTCCACACAGTGGTGGCACAGGGAAAAGGAAAATCAGACACCGTCACTGAGTAAAGGGCAACCAACTACCGCAGTGCTCAGCAGAAAACATTGGAGGAACATTCTGATGGAAATATATGAAGTTAATTAGAACATAATGTCCCAGTGACGTGCAGACTGAGGAATCACGTCAGTTCTATTCATGTAGCTGTCCCACTTCTATTGCGAGGAAGTATCGTAATGTTGATGAGATGTAGCTGTCAcagtcaataataataatatatcccatttagcagacgcttttgtccaaagcgacttacaagtcggctggggccactacttttgcatatgggtggccctagcgggaatcgaacccacgacgcttggcgttgcaagcgccatgctctaccgactgagccacacaggacccagtcAAAACAAGAAGAAAATGCCATTCTCCTCCCAttctctgcttgcactgaacctCTGTCCTCTGAATTAAACAAAATGCAAGGGGAAAACCAGCTAATTAATTCAGTGACAAAGCAGGTCTCCAAAGTCTCAAAACGGTAAATCAGTGTCATGTGTCTTAGAGGAGACAAAACCAGAAAGTCACAATGTTGAAAAACTAAGTAGAATTTTATTAAATTAGATTCGATTTTATCAAAATGTCAAGTTTCCAGGATGAAGAAAACAGTGCAAAACATTTACTTTAGACAAATATTTACAAAACAGGTAGCATTCAGCCAAGTTGAAATAAGGCAGCTGTTTCATGTATCGTGGCATTTTTCAACACATCCACAAAAACATCCCCCACATATAAAACATCTTGGTGAAAAGGACAGTTCATAATTTCTCTGACAGCATTTCACATTTTAAAGGCCATTTCATAATTTCCTTATGATAACATTCAATAGTTCAATGGCAATAAACACATTTTACAAAACAACTTAAATACAAAAAGCTTAAattcatatttaaaaaaaacagcatACCAAAATTCAAAGCTCTCTTGTATTTACTCTGAGGGAATACTGTAGGCAAGGCAAGGGGGAATAGCGCAACACAAGGCAAGGGGGAATAGCGCAACACAAGGCATGGGGGAATAGCGCAACACAAGGCAAGGGGGAATAGCACAACACAAGGCAAGGGGGAATAGCGCAACACAAGGCAAGGGGGAATAGCGCAACACAAGGCAAGGATACCAAACATAATTGAATGGCAACTACTGATATACGCTGTTTAAATAGTGCAACCCCATAGACTTGGAAGCCGTGCTGATGGTTGTCAGCTGATCTTAGTGTTGGCCATTTCAGCAGGTTGGCCATTTCAGTGGGTGTTCATGGAACAAACCTGTGCTTCACCGAGGCTTCTCTCCAGCTCCTGAATACAAGGAGAGATCAACAGACTGTGCAGCTGTGCCATTTTAAACCTGAAGGAAAGAGTTATAGAAAAGAAGAGTTGAAAGGAGCAGTATTCCCACAGATGTCTCTTCACAgttggcaagaaaaagtatgaaccctttggaattacctggatttctgcataaaattggtcatcaaatttgatctgatctttatCTAACTCGCAACAAtagacagtgtgcttaaactaatacaCACATTGtatttgtctatattgaatacatcatttaaacattcacagtgtaggttagAAAAAGTATGATAACctctaggctaatgacttctccaaaagcaaATTGTTGTCAAGAGTTGTTTAACCTGGAGTCTGATCAATGAGacgattggagatgttggttagagctgccttgccctataaacaCGCAcacaatttgagtttgctattcacaagaagcattgcctgatgtgaaccatgcctcaaacaaaagagatctcagaagacctaagattaagaattgttgacttgcataaagctggaaagggttacaaaagtatctctaaaagccttgatgttcatcagtccacgggaACACAAATGGTCTATAACTGAAGtgcagcactgttgctactctccctaggagtgggcGTCCTGCAAttatgactgcaagagcacagcgcagaatgctcagtgaggttaagaagaatcagCTAGACTTACAGAAACCTCTGCTAATATCTCATTTGTTGATGGGTCTACAATACgtaaaacaagaatggtgttcacaggaggacaccacggaagtaGCCACCGCTGTCCAAAAAAACCCATTggtgcacgtctgaagtttgcaaaagtgtaCCTGGATGcgccacagcgctactggcaaaatattctgtggacagattaaactaaagttgagttgtttggaaggaacacacaacactgtgtgaaaagaaagaaaaggaaaagcacaccaacatcaaatcctcatcccaactgtaaagtatggtgaagGGAGCGCCATAGTTTTGGGCTGCCTAGCTGCCTCAGGGActggacagcttgctattatCGACGGAAAAATTAAtccccaagtttatcaagacattttgcaggagaatgttaggctgtctgccaattgaagctcaacagaagtttgTTGATGCAACAGGGCAATGAccaaaaacacagaagtaaatcaacaacagaatggcttcaacagaagaaaatacaccttcttgAGTGGCCTCATCTCaagagtcctgacctcaaaccgattgagatgctgtggcatgacctcaagagagcggttcacaccagacatcccaagaatattgctgaactgaaagagttttgtaaagaggaatggtctaaaattcctcctgaccgttgtgcaggtctgatcctcaactacagaaaatgtttggttgaggttattgctgccaaagggtCAACCAGCTATTAAattcaagggttcacatacttttcccaccctgcactgtgaatgtttacagtgTTCAACACAGACATGAAAACATACTTGTTTGTGTGTGATTAGTTTAAGCAgagtgtttgtctattgttgtgactgagatgaagatcaaattttatgatcaatttatgcagaaattcaggtttttccaaagggttcacatagtTTTTCTTGCCTCTGTAGGTGTCTTTTACTCCCGGTGTTTCCATTAGGAAAAAGTTGTGCCGGGCAAATGTCCAAACATATTTCAATTTGCCAGACTGTGATGACAATGTGCAGTTTCTCTAGAGAAAAATCAGATCAAGCACAGGCTGGGCGATGTAGTAGGAGGTTGTaatttccaacaggccaatgttTTACATAGTTCAGTGCAgaaaacgtggtaattaactacaatgaccataatccatttgTCCGGTCTGTGTTTTTACACAACTTACTTACACGAGGTAATAAAGCTAGAATCCATAATGTTTCTAGGCACACTGGTGCTCCTAAAATTAGAATTCCAGGCCAGACAGCAGAATATTTAGGGGCATATGCAAGTAAAATGGTCACACTGTGGAGCCTTGAGCCTCGTCTGTCAGACTCACTTTGTGAGCCAGTACCAGTAACAGTGTTGCAAGTCTGCTATAGCAAGAGGTCAAGACTAACAGGCGGAGTTGACAGACTAGAGATATACGATTAAAAAACAACCAGAACCAACCTCCATGCATTGCCAAAGTGACTTTATAGAGCATATTTACTTTTCAATTTGTATTAATTTATCTGGTTTTATGCATTTTTACCATCCAAACGCTGCCAATTCTCAGTCAACAGAAACACCAGTTTAAACTCAATACAGTGTTAACAATTCAAGCATGACCTGTAAAAAGGGTCCAAAGAAAGGACTCTTACCTCCTGTGCAGCTCTATGGCTTTGCTGGGGTCTGGGCAGTAGTGCTGTAGAGCAGTGATGCAGTGGGCTGCCAGCATGCTGTAACACTGTTCCCTCACCAAGTTGTGGCTGCTGGTGTCCCACTGTGGCAGCTCACTGGTGTACCTCCACGCCACTAGGGTGTGCTCCAGAGCAGACTCCCACTCCTCGTTCTGCAGCAGCAGCTGACCCCACTCCTGGCAGGAAACCTGGGAGGAAAAAGACAAGGTTCGTTAAAACACACAGAAGGTGATGCAGCGTAGTACCAATCACCATGACAACCCAGAATGTCTAGCGATTAAACCATCTTAGAAGCACTTAAGTCACACACAATCAGCCTGAATAAAGTTAAAATACGTATATTATTTACTGCAAGGAGATTCAACTTCAGGTCAATTACCTGAGTTATATTCACACAAGGGCAACTTAAAGAGCATAAAACAAAAATGTTGATACTCACTTTAAACACCACCAGGTGTGGATATGCCTTTCTGTAACAGTGTGCATCTCTGTTGGACCCCAGGCGTGAGTAGGGTATAGATCTGTAGACATTGGTCTTCTTCAGGTGCAAGTCCTCCTGTAAAGGCTTCAGGTCTGTAGTGAGGGCTCTGGGCTCCTGCCTCTGCCCCTGTTCTACTAGGATGAAAGATCTTATGAGCTGCACAAGCTGCTGGTTGGACAAGGGTGTCTGGTCGTCTTCCATTCTTTCACCTTGGGCCTCACTCCGACTACTCCCTGTTCTGTATATGGCTGGGTCCACTGTAAAACATACACCACCGTATTGGTCACAAGCCAACTAATATAAGACTAGAAACTGAATGACATGATCCATTTAATTTGCTTACTAACATGAATGCCCACGTTTTGAATTGCTGGTCAGGTTTCTGCCTCTAGAAGTGGTTGAGAATGGAGCTATGCATGAACTTAGAACCTCCAGGTAGGACCTTTTCATTCGAGCTGCAAAAAACAACATTCGGCATAACTTTAGAGTGCATGTATCTACTAACGTTACAGGATCAAAGTTAACTCAGTTACAATATTATTCTAGCTGTACTAGAAAGGAAGGCAGATGCAATGTTTTGGTACTCGCATAAAACAAAAATAATGGTCATGTCTTGCTGAATTAAGCTACAAACAGCTCACCCACAATCTTCATTACTTAGCTA
Proteins encoded in this region:
- the LOC135542794 gene encoding uncharacterized protein LOC135542794 isoform X1, encoding MATICHPRRALMEIPAPQPKIAARMKRSYLEVLSSCIAPFSTTSRGRNLTSNSKRGHSLDPAIYRTGSSRSEAQGERMEDDQTPLSNQQLVQLIRSFILVEQGQRQEPRALTTDLKPLQEDLHLKKTNVYRSIPYSRLGSNRDAHCYRKAYPHLVVFKVSCQEWGQLLLQNEEWESALEHTLVAWRYTSELPQWDTSSHNLVREQCYSMLAAHCITALQHYCPDPSKAIELHRRFKMAQLHSLLISPCIQELERSLGEAQVCSMNTH
- the LOC135542794 gene encoding uncharacterized protein LOC135542794 isoform X2; translation: MATICHPRRALMEIPAPQPKIAARMKRSYLEVLSSCIAPFSTTSRGRNLTSNSKLDPAIYRTGSSRSEAQGERMEDDQTPLSNQQLVQLIRSFILVEQGQRQEPRALTTDLKPLQEDLHLKKTNVYRSIPYSRLGSNRDAHCYRKAYPHLVVFKVSCQEWGQLLLQNEEWESALEHTLVAWRYTSELPQWDTSSHNLVREQCYSMLAAHCITALQHYCPDPSKAIELHRRFKMAQLHSLLISPCIQELERSLGEAQVCSMNTH